Proteins encoded within one genomic window of Fragaria vesca subsp. vesca linkage group LG1, FraVesHawaii_1.0, whole genome shotgun sequence:
- the LOC101312975 gene encoding probable alpha-mannosidase I MNS4-like, producing the protein MPSLRRPTSASILVSLLFLFLSVFLCPTLADGVTPEEAKQLRDEVREMFYHAFNGYMDHAFPLDELKPQSCGGEDSLGGYALTLIDALDTLALLGDRDRFSASVEWISKNLQFDINKTVSVFETTIRVLGGLLSAHLIASDYATGMRIPTYDNQLLNLAEDLGRRLLPAFDTPSGIPFGSVNLRHGVDEHESKITSTAGGGTLTLEFGVLSRLTNDSIFEQATKNAVRGLWAQRSKLNLVGAHINVFTGEWTQKDAGIGTSIDSFYEYLLKAYLLFGDEEYLYIFQEAYAAAMQYLYNDPWYVEVNMDSAAVVWPLFNSLQAFWPGLQVLAGDIDPAIRTHTAFFSVWKKYGFTPEGFNLATFSVQHGQRSYPLRPELMESTYWLYKATRDPKYLDAGRDMVASLQYSARCACGYCHIADVESHKQEDHMESFFLAETVKYLWLLFDLAVGPDNLVDNGPYKYIFSTEGHLLPATPEISLVQEHCSYFGAYCNTSNIRQDVLDVATNPRDNLYGRVGTALPSNSRYSDSTPVSGFIKGICPGLTHGQKFGISYISPGHRAHEDDSRNQGEQTNGESHSIVILQSQNSDYSPSENKYHEKLVEPHERKQTSDPPQI; encoded by the exons ATGCCTTCTCTGAGGCGACCCACTTCAGCTTCAATTCTCGTATCTCTGCTGTTCCTATTCCTCTCTGTCTTTCTCTGCCCAACTCTCGCCGACGGCGTCACTCCCGAGGAGGCCAAGCAGCTCAGGGACGAG GTCAGGGAAATGTTTTATCATGCATTTAATGGGTACATGGACCATGCTTTTCCACTCGATGAGTTAAAGCCTCAGTCTTGTGGGGGTGAAGATAGCCTCGGTGGATACGCGCTAACTTTG ATTGACGCTTTAGACACACTAGCTTTACTTGGTGACCGGGACCGCTTTTCTGCCTCTGTTGAATGGATCAGTAAAAACCTTCAGTTTGATATA AATAAAACAGTATCTGTCTTTGAGACTACCATCCGGGTCCTTGGGGGTTTGCTCTCTGCACACCTTATAGCAAGTGATTATGCTACG GGCATGAGAATTCCAACGTATGACAACCAGTTACTGAACTTAGCTGAGGATCTAGGCCGACGATTGTTACCTGCATTTGACACTCCTTCAG GAATTCCTTTTGGATCTGTCAATCTGAGGCATGGAGTTGATGAACATGAAAGCAAG ATTACATCAACAGCTGGTGGTGGGACTTTGACTTTGGAATTTGGAGTGCTCAGCCGCTTGACAAATGATTCCA TATTTGAACAAGCGACCAAGAATGCAGTGCGTGGACTTTGGGCTCAGCGTTCAAAGCTCAATTTAGTTGGTGCCCATATTAATGTTTTTACAGGTGAATGGACACAAAAG GATGCTGGAATAGGAACCAGTATTGATTCTTTTTATGAGTATCTTCTAAAG GCTTATCTGTTATTTGGAGATGAAGAATATCTGTACATATTTCAAGAAGCTTATGCTGCCGCTATGCAATATCTTTACAATGATCCTTG GTATGTAGAGGTAAATATGGATTCTGCTGCTGTTGTGTGGCCATTGTTTAACAGTTTACAAGCATTTTGGCCAGGACTTCAG GTTTTAGCTGGAGATATTGATCCTGCAATTCGAACTCATACTGCCTTCTTTAGTGTGTGGAAAAAATATGGTTTCACTCCGGAAGGTTTCAATCTTGCTACATTCAGTGTTCAG CATGGACAAAGAAGTTATCCGCTGCGTCCAGAGTTAATGGAGAGCACATATTGGCTCTATAAAGCTACTAGAGATCCCAA GTATCTTGATGCAGGACGTGACATGGTTGCCAGTTTGCAGTACAGTGCACGATGCGCCTGCGGATATTGTCATATCGCAGATGTCGAGTCCCATAAGCAGGAAGATCATATGGAGAGTTTTTTTCTAGCGGAAACA GTAAAATATTTGTGGCTACTCTTTGATTTGGCCGTGGGACCTGATAACCTTGTTGATAATGGACCATACAA GTACATCTTTAGTACTGAAGGCCACCTACTGCCTGCAACCCCTGAAATATCTTTAGTGCAGGAACATTGCTCGTATTTTGGGGCTTATTGTAATACTAGCAACATTAGACAGGATGTATTGGATGTTGCAACTAATCCTCGAGATAACTTATATGGAAGGGTTGGCACTGCGTTACCATCCAACTCCCGTTATTCTGATTCTACTCCCGTATCAGGATTTATAAAA GGGATTTGCCCAGGACTAACTCATGGGCAAAAATTTGGTATATCATATATATCACCAGGCCACAGAGCTCATGAGGATGACTCCAGGAACCAAGGAGAACAAACTAATGGTGAGAGCCATTCAATAGTGATACTGCAAAGCCAAAATTCTGATTACTCACCATCAGAGAATAAGTACCATGAAAAGTTGGTGGAACCTCACGAGAGAAAACAAACAAGTGATCCACCTCAGATATGA